Below is a window of Malus domestica chromosome 13, GDT2T_hap1 DNA.
AGCACTGGGCGGAGACGGAGATTAGGCTTATGGCTACGGCGGGGCTTCGATTGCTTGACTTGGGTGTTCAGAATCGGATTCTGAATTCTTGTAGGAAGGTGCTTCGCAGTTCGGGGTTTAAGTTTCGTGACGAGTGGGCTTCCGTCATTACAGGTACTGTTAGTTGTGAATTTATGGTGATTTTGGTATTAATTGCAATACTATTGAAGTGAAATGAATAAGCTTTGAAGCTAAATTTAGTGGCATTGTGCGAAACAAGCCGATATCGGATACTAGGAAAGATTATTTGCCATAATGTTCATTGTTAATTGTATGTTAACTTCAAGTTTGTAGTTTTTTATCTTTCGGAATTAGTCTTCAAATCGTTATTGCTGAAAATTCTAGTTGATTTAGGATCTGATGAAGGATTATATGCTTGGGTTGTTGCAAACCACGCTCTTGGTACTCTTGGTGGTGATCCAACCCAAACAACTGGGATTATTGAACTTGGTGGAGCTTCTGCTCAGGTTAGGTTATTTCTATCTGCTACTTGGGAATTTGTGTTCTATTCGGAAATATGATTAGATATCTTCTTGCACAAGCACTAAAAAGTTTAGGCCTTTTCACTTAACAGTCCTTGATAACGTTGcactttagagagaaacacTTCAAGTCCAATGTTTTGGAAGGATACCCTGCTGACTTTGAATGGGTGAATGACAACAAAGGAATTTCACAACTAAGAATTAGTTAGAACATGGCAAGTGGCTAGCtgagttgtttttttttccctccaaTTATACTCTTGAAGTGTTTTTtctaatttactaaaaaaatatcGGAGAAAAGAGTTGGAAGGAGTTATGCATGGTTCATGTGGTTGGGAATATGAGGTTCTTATTTTTTGGTTGTCTGAGAATGTTCAGTGCAATTTTATTTTAGGTGACTTTTGTTTCAAGTGAGTCAGTGCCTCCTGAGTTCTCTCGTGCAATTAAATTTGGCAATGTCACTTACAATCTCTACAGTCACAGCTTTCTTCATTTCGGCCAGGTATTCATTTAGTTCTGTTAACTCTATTTAAAGTTGCCAATCAATTGGAagcttgaactttaattttccTAAAGGTGCTACTTTATGGTTTGAAGTTTAAAAAGTAATTTGGTTTTGCAGAATGTTGCATATGATTCATTGAAAGAGGCTATTGTTTCTGGAGACTTCGACTCAGGTTTCTTTCTGCGCTGATTATATGAATGCTTTGAACCTCAAGTTATTTGACTTACTGAATTCCAATATATTGTTGTGAGTGTGGCACCTTGAACTGATACCTCTTTAGATACATAGAGTGTCGTTGTCTGTCCTGATAGGATCTGTCTTTATTTGAATGCAATGGATTTGTGTTGGTTCACATTCGTTTGCATTGAATGCTACAATTGACAGTTCATATATTCTTAAAACAGAATATTAGACTGTTTGCTAGCatggagcatatttatgcggtTCTTACTCTCCCTTTTGCACAGTTATTTTGATTCCTTTCTTTGATCAAATGCATATTGGCCATACTTCTTAAAGTTTCACACTTAGaatatgatatttttttttctgagtTTCTTCATCCTTTTCTCATTAATGCAGCTGCTAAGTCACTTCAGGAAAGAATGTCAATAGATCCTTGCACTCCTAAAGGCTACTCATATAAGATGCAGTCTTTGGAGCTTCCTCCACGTTCTTCGGTTGGGAAGAACAGACATTTATCTGCTCTACAATCAAGGGGTAACTTCTCTGAGTGCAGATCTGCTGCAAAAATTATGCTGCAGAAAGGAAAAGGTTTAGATACTCTTCTTCAATCTTTAGTGTATTATTACATTTGCGTGACACGTTACCTTCTTTTAACACTGATTATCTCTTTACTTGGGATCAGAGAAATGCTCGTATCAACATTGCGATATAGGATCAACTTTCATTCCTAAGCTTCGGGGAAAGTTTTTGGCTACAGAAAACTTTTTCTATACATCTAAGGTTTTTTTCTTCTCGGTACTTTATTTTTCATCAGTTTCTTCTTATTACTGCTTTTACCATCAATTTTAGTGTTAAGCAAGTAAAAATTATACCTTTTCAGATTTGAAAAAAAGATATTATTCTTCATTGCAGTTAACGGTGTTTCTTAcactcctttttcttttttgtcaatACTTGCTTAGTTCTTTGGTTTGTCCCCAAAAGgatttctttcaaatttgatGATGGCTGGACAACAATTTTGTGGAGAAGATTGGTCAAAGATAAAGAAGAGATACCCGACAGTTGATGAAGAAGCTTTGCTGCACTATTGCTTCTCTTCAGCATATGCGGTAGCCCTACTTCATGATAGTCTTGGAATTGCTTTGGATGATGAAAGGTATTACTCATTTTACTTCAGAATTGTATATTAATATGATGACATACTTATACATTTGAACTTGAGCACACGAATGCGAATCTGTATCTTATTGTTtgtcactatttttttttaattaccagGATCGGGTTTGCAAATCAGGTGGGAAGTATTCCACTCGATTGGGCACTGGGAGCTTTCATCTTGCAAAGTACATCTGATTTGGATGTAGGGCACTCTGATCGGCTTACCGCCATAATTGATGATGGATCTCCCACATTGCTATCAGTAATTTTTATCTTTTCAATATTAATGTTTACAGTGTGGTCACTGTCAAAGTGGAGGAAGCCACAGCTGAAGACAATTTACGATCTGGAGAAAGGGCGGTATATAGTCACTCGTGTTAGTAGATGATGATAGCGCCTTGTAGAGGAGTGCACACTTGCAATGTAGATTCGGATTGAAAGAGTGGTGCGATATGCTAAACCCAATTCACTTGAGCAGCCTCGGCTTCTTGCCCAAGGCCACCCTCTCGAGGTCACCAACCAGAAGTGAGATTGTACAGTGCGGGTATCTATCTGCACAGAATTTAGAGGTAACTTACTTGCGCCATAGCTACGCTTAGATCCCCATTTTGTATTCAGAGGAAGCCCGATACCTCTTATTTACTATATCATATGAGCTCACATTGGCTCCCAAATGCAATAAAGAAGGTTAGGATAAAAAGAACAGGGGCATGCTGGTATTGGAGAGAGATGTCGAAAGCTGTATTGTTGTATGATAATGTGGTAATGCACGTGATTTGTTCGTCACAATTGTTATTCTTGTTACTGAAGCGCGAGCTTATTTCATTGCATCAGGGTTTCTACTTTTCATGTGCTTCGTGTTATTCAATTGTCTCGTTTGGATTAACGAAAGAATTACCAGCTCTCTCGACTGTTTGTAGCGAGTGAAAGCCTCTGGGAACGTATATGTTCACTGAAAATTGTAGTTGTTGATGTCATGAGATCCATTTGAAGACTGAGGTTATGGTTTTTCagaatttcaaattttggggAAATGAACTTTCTCATTTTCACTCGAAAACTAAGAAACCACGTAGAGCATGACCATGTTAAATGTCCGGCCCTTAAAGAGAAGCGTCAATAGACCAAAAGCTAAGAGTTGCGTCCCtgaggtaccgtttggtacgtgggatgggACGGAACGGAGTGAGACGAGGCGTTTCGTTCCACGTTTGGTGCGTttaaaacgggtggaacgtgctgttccacgggacgaattttggatgaattttcgtTTTGCCTCACCCTCTTGAAACGGTTCTTTCCACATCCgtagaacacaaaattataacctctccgtctctttcttcctccctgtTTCCATCCGAAGAAATTTTTGCTCCCATTCCGTTTCGTCCCGTCCgctctgcataccaaacgatacctgaAGGTCTGGTTTTTTCTGTTCCCATCCGGGCAATGCAAGTAATCGAAGTATGCCCGTGGTTATGTTGTTCCAATTGCTTTTAAAACAACGTCGTGGACGTGTAGTTTGGTTTGATGTTCTCTCCCACATGTTTCTACAATTTGGGAGAGAAACATGATAGCTCTCGTTTTCAGTCGAAAGGGTCTTGGTCTCTTTGGGCTCCAAGCCTCCAATCCTACCATTTTTGTTTGAACGAGTATCTTCTGAGCTGTATGAGTGTGACAAAAAGAAGAACATGCAGaagaaattaataatttaattaacatTTCGTAGGGAAATTAATGGTCTTTTACCAATTTGAATCTGTGGGCGTTAT
It encodes the following:
- the LOC103451818 gene encoding probable apyrase 6 isoform X2 gives rise to the protein MRRLNTRKGKPADDDDDSNMDPVKLQIRPITRSNLFSRSPKHNPRSSLLIIASVAIALALTVCYFLVSARNSRNFGTKRYGIVIDGGSTGSRIHVFGCGVDGGNGALFDFGKDGLASMRVNPGLSAYAEDPESAGGSLRELVEFGKGRVPKEHWAETEIRLMATAGLRLLDLGVQNRILNSCRKVLRSSGFKFRDEWASVITGSDEGLYAWVVANHALGTLGGDPTQTTGIIELGGASAQVTFVSSESVPPEFSRAIKFGNVTYNLYSHSFLHFGQNVAYDSLKEAIVSGDFDSAAKSLQERMSIDPCTPKGYSYKMQSLELPPRSSVGKNRHLSALQSRGNFSECRSAAKIMLQKGKEKCSYQHCDIGSTFIPKLRGKFLATENFFYTSKFFGLSPKGFLSNLMMAGQQFCGEDWSKIKKRYPTVDEEALLHYCFSSAYAVALLHDSLGIALDDERIGFANQVGSIPLDWALGAFILQSTSDLDCGHCQSGGSHS
- the LOC103451818 gene encoding probable apyrase 6 isoform X1, translated to MRRLNTRKGKPADDDDDSNMDPVKLQIRPITRSNLFSRSPKHNPRSSLLIIASVAIALALTVCYFLVSARNSRNFGTKRYGIVIDGGSTGSRIHVFGCGVDGGNGALFDFGKDGLASMRVNPGLSAYAEDPESAGGSLRELVEFGKGRVPKEHWAETEIRLMATAGLRLLDLGVQNRILNSCRKVLRSSGFKFRDEWASVITGSDEGLYAWVVANHALGTLGGDPTQTTGIIELGGASAQVTFVSSESVPPEFSRAIKFGNVTYNLYSHSFLHFGQNVAYDSLKEAIVSGDFDSAAKSLQERMSIDPCTPKGYSYKMQSLELPPRSSVGKNRHLSALQSRGNFSECRSAAKIMLQKGKEKCSYQHCDIGSTFIPKLRGKFLATENFFYTSKFFGLSPKGFLSNLMMAGQQFCGEDWSKIKKRYPTVDEEALLHYCFSSAYAVALLHDSLGIALDDERIGFANQVGSIPLDWALGAFILQSTSDLDVGHSDRLTAIIDDGSPTLLSVIFIFSILMFTVWSLSKWRKPQLKTIYDLEKGRYIVTRVSR